The Peromyscus eremicus chromosome 16_21, PerEre_H2_v1, whole genome shotgun sequence genome includes the window ATCCCCGTCTCTGCATCTCCTCCATTGCCTAACCAAGCTGTCCCTGCTCCCCCCAGCTGGACGACCCTGGCCCCTCTCCCTTCACCACCccagctctgctccctccccagcccaccaACCGGCCCTGGGTCCAGACAGAAAAGATCAGGGTCTCAATGTGAGTCGTCCCCAGGCTCACACTGGCTGCAGCTTTTGGACACCTTGGTTTATGGGCCAGACATCTGGGAGGCCCGATTCATCCATGTCTGCTATGTGGACACCACACAGTTTAAGGGATTCGACAGCAACGAAGCGACAGCGAGGATGCGACCTCGGGCGCCGTGGATGGAGCGGGAGCCGCCTGAGTattgggagagggagacagaggaagccTTGCACAAGTCACAGAACGACCGGAAGTTTCTTCGGTTCCTGATGAACTACTACAAACACAGCAAAGACGGTGAGTGATCCCACATCTAAGGTTAGATCCCTCCATGCCCTCATGGTCCTGCCCAATTCTCTCCAGGTCCCCAGGTCCGAGATTAAGCCACGGGCGCACGGCCTATGACCTGGATAGGGGGTTAGTTTGGGACAAAATCCCAGGAGGGAGGAAGCAGCAGTGACTGGTGGCtgaatgggggtggggcagaataTCACACCCTACAGAAGGTGCTTGGCTGCAATGTGGATAATAATGGGAGCTTCCTCGGCGGTCACTACCGGTTCACCTACTATGGCCACGATTACATCACCTtgaatgaggacctgagctcttgGAGTGCAGAAGGCAAGGCAGCTCAACTCATAAGGCAAAGCTGGGAGGAGGACGGTGCAGCCGCGAGCTGGAGGACTTACCTGCAGGGGGAGTGTGTGGAAATGCTTCGCAGATACCTAGACCTTGGGAAGGAGACATTGCTGCGCTCTGGTAAGAGAGGCCTCCGCTTGTCAACTCCTTCTTCTGAGATTAGAACTCCTGTCTCCTGAGGCCTCCTCCTTAGCAGGGAGCAGCTGGAATACTTTACACTGTCTTGCATCAAAGGGGGAAAGAATGCTCCTGAGTTTCCTGACTCAACATGGGAGAAACTCTCCAGAGGATTCACCCTTCTCCCAGGATAGTCCAGTGTGTCAGTTAAGCAGCAGTTCCCTTCTGTATCTGCATTGTGAATCATGGCCTCTCTAAGACCTGTTCACTATCCATGCATAATGGCATTGGATGTCTGACTCCAGGGTTGCTGAGTCTCTCAGACCCTGCTCAGTCAGAACCAGAAGTCTATTTACCTAGAGGGAGATTCAAAATCTCCTGCTCTGTGCTGGCTCATGATCATTCTGAAATTTCCCAAGGAATACATCATCCAGATCCTGAGTTTAGGCTGCTGTGAGGAGTCTgctcccctcccttcccatcctTTCCAGGGATGGTCAGTCACATGAGCACTGCTCAATGCCCAGGAGGAATGCAAAATGCCTGAATTTTGTTCCCCTCAGACCCTCCCCAAACATATGTGGCCCATCAAGTAAGACCTGGAGGGAATGTCACCCTGAGGTGCTGGGCCTTGGGCTTCTACCCAGCTGAGATCACCCTGACCTGGCAGAGGGATGGGAACAACCACACCCATGATATGGAGCTGGGAGAGACCAGGCCTGCAGGGGATGGAACCTTCCAGAAGTGGTCAGCTGTGGTGGTTCTCTCGGGAGAGGAACAGAGATACACATGCCATGTGAACCATGAGGGTCTGCCTGAGCCCCTCACTCTGAGATGGGGTAAGGAGGGGTGTGAGTGAGTACATTGTCAGGGAAAGTGTGAGCCCTTTAGAACCAGAGCAGGATCAGGGTTGAGAGCGAGGGTCAGAGTCctcactcttccttcctctccctcatcAGAGCCTTCTCAGACAATCATCTTCCTCATGGCGATTCTTACCGGCCTGGTTTTTGGAGCTTTGGTTATGGGAGCCGTGGTGATTTTTCTGATATGGAAGAAATAAAGGTAAGGAAGGGGCAGGGTCTGAGTTCTTATCTCACTAGGGATTTCAAGCCCAAGCTATAAATATACCCTGCCCCATAAGAGAGGTTGTATCCACACACCTGGGGATGTGGTGGGGCCTCTGTGCTGACTAACTCTTATTGTAAAGCATAAAGGAAATAATGGATAGCCTCATCATCCTGTTGATGGAGACCTGATTCTGATTCCCCACAGACAGATGTCACAGAAAAGGTCCCTACTGAGAACAAACCTACAGAAGGCCAGTTAGTCTTCTTTATGTtcagtcttctattgtgtttcctcttccttccatGGAGCTGCAGTCACAGTTCTAGAAACTTCTCTGGGGTTTAGACTAGGAATCTCCTCCTGTTCTTGTGACTTTACTGCTTCCCGGTCTCTCAGTGGCTGGTTCTTCCCACAGGTGGGAAAGAGGCATCTATAATTGGGCTGCCAATAATTAAGTGGAAGGTGGTTCCTGAGACCCTTGTAAGGGTCGACAGATGcccccctgggggggggggctcacacATTTCTCTCTTGGCCCCGTTGCTGTGGGCTCTTGACAGGTCTTATTCTATACTGCCCTAGTCAGGGACAGTGCTCAGGGATCTGATGCATCTCTCCCAGGAGGATAGGAGTATTCAGAGAACACATTGCTGAGCAGTGGTGACTCCCTATactgatctctttttttttttcttcagtatggCTGCCTGTTCAGTGTCACAATCTTCACTCagaatttgttcttattttcttccgTAGTATGAGACACCTACCTTGTGTGACTTCAAAAGCTCCTGACTTTTCTTTCTGCAACTGGCATCTAACTGTGTCCAAGTGTCTGTCTCCTGTCAGCATGGCATAAGGAAGTGAGTTCAGCCCAGACCTGAGCATGACTCCTCTCCACACTGACATGTGTGCCTTCCCAGTCATCTCTcctgatccaggacaggcaggcctTGGGAAACTTCCATTAGAGACTGAACTTTCTTGTTTCCAATGAGCtatatatttattcttctttcttgaAAATAAGGACGTGGATATTTTGGTAATTTTGTTTGGTAAACTCTTTCCATGGTTTGCTCAATGGGTAAACACAATCAGAACAACTGAGACAGCAGCTCTGTCTTGAGAAGTTGAAACCCATCTTTCGatcttctctgtccttttctgtGTGCTTCCCTTTCTATTCATGTTTAAATCTGTTAATGCCTCCTCCTAATAAACTTGAACTTTGCTTCATACTAGtagttcttaaattctttttttcccccaagttaaGAATCTTATCTTTGCCTGAGTAAAGGTCTCTGAACAAAACTCCTTGGCTGCTACACATGCAGCATGAAGCTGTCTCTACCCTACATCCAACTGCTACTGCCATCGTTCCTGCTGGTGACCAAAGGACTCCCTGAAGCAGTGGCCACTGAGCTGCTCCATTCTGCTCTTTCGCTTTGCATGTTACCCATGTTCCTTCACTTTCACTAGCCAAAGACcaacatagtttttatttttatgggtgttttacctgcatgtatgcctgtctgcgcaccacttgcatgcccagtgtccatggatgccagaagagggccgcaggtcccctggaactgggattacagacagctgtgaaatCTTACGGAGCCATTaagaaccaaacacaggtcctccaGAATaaaacccagtgctcttaactgctgaggcttCTGTACAGCCTCAAGACCTACATAGTGTTTAATGACCACTCCTGTGCCAAAGATCTCCTTAGAGCCATCCATACCCCATTCTTGGGTCAGATGGAACAACACATTGATTTCCAGGAAGACATCCACTTGTGCCCTAAGTCACACCTTTTGCCTCAAGAGACCTTCCAAGACTAAATTGAGGTGAACTGACTCTGAAGTGACATCCAGAGAAAACCTTTTTAAGCACAACATTCTGGATTGAAAATATGGTAAGAATTGCTGATTCTTGAGCTGGAGGgatgtctcagtgattaagaacattgatggctcttctagaggactgggttcaattcccagcacccacatggtagctaacaaccatctgtaaccccagtcctaGGGGGTCCAACAACTTCTTCAGGCTCCCTCAGGCACTGAATACATGTGGTGcaaagacatgcatgcaggcaaaacacccatatacataaaatgaaaaattgttCAAAATAATTGCTGATTCTATGCATGACATGCCCCAGTGCCTTAattctctttcttaatttttttttttttttttggtttttcgagacagggtttctctgtgtagctttgcgcctttcctggaattcacttggtagcccaggctggcctcgaactcacagagatccgcctggctctgcctcccgagtgctgggattaaaggcatgcaccaccaccgcccggcctctttcttaatttttaagagatttatttatttaacgtttttgagtgttttgcttgcatgtatgtctgcatattATGTGAGTGTTTGGTGCCCCCAAAAGGTCAgaaagagcatcagatctccatgtggttgttgggaatcaaacttaggtcttctgcaggagtaacaagtgcttttaacaactgagccatgtTATATTACCTTAGTTctattaccaataaagactcgggagtcagatattggggtgaaaacctgataaATCAAAGAAGTGGTGGAGGAGCAACCTGCTGACCTTCTCTCCACACTTTCCAGACCAAAAAGGGGCTGACAAAAAGCCCATGAATCTCCAtgtccctccctactccttcctgtgccttTTTATCCATATCCTACCTCCTCCATAGTCTTTATGACTAATTCTTAAAAACTAGTAGCTGACTCTGCTCCaattcaaggttaactttattagTACAGTCTCTGGGTGTCTCatggtgtgatcaaatatcccacaacatctctccccttttgtctaaataaaaagggaaggttttgactctaacatagtaaaactatatacaataacaattatcaggtaagaattacattcccagtgtctagtctatttgtatttggcaaatcagagaaaatactccattatcctATCTTTGTGGTACACATCTTATATGTTGGATATAGTTCTGCAGCACACAGGCCCATAGCCAAGCAGGAATGATGATGGCaattctcccccagcagcctaaTGTTCTGGTTCAAATCCAGGGTCTTGAGCATATCAGAAAAACACTCTGAACACTCTGCTACTGGAGCAGATCTccagatatattatatatattcaattGTAAGATGTAATATTGGGAGATGAATGTAATTTCTCTTCCATGGAACAAAGCCTAATAGAAGATATGGAAAATGGCTCTTAGTTTAATGTAAATCTCAAATGCTGCTTTCTCTCTAAACCCACTCTAGATTGAAGTCTCACCTGTGTCTTACTTCAAACTACAGAGTGAAAATTATAGTAACTGTAAACATTATGGAAggtttatatgcacatatgtgtacattatTGGCAATCACTTTATTTAAGGTAATATACAGATTTGCACATGAAGCTGGCCACACAGCCAGAAACAGAATCAACACTCCTTCACTTCAAGTCCAAGGTAGAATTCATGAaccctgtctaaataaatattaatacatttttattttactgtggtATCAAAGATGAGTATCCACAATTATCTGATAACAGCATTAAAATATTCCACCTACATATTTGGGTAAGGCAAGCTGTTTGTTTCATATTCTTCAACAAGAATAACAGGTTAAGTGTATATGAAAATCAATCAGTCTTCTACtgaaacagatgaagagaaagactTGGAAACTTGTGAAGTGCAAAAAGACCCACACTTCAGACTGTTCATTTGGAAAATGAGTATTTCtcataagattttattttgtcAACACAATGGATTTGTTAGTATTCTAAATCAatggaatacatttttaaaaactttagttTCTAATATTATTTACACATATAACtcacaaaaacatgttttccttGGGGAAACTCGTTAAATCCTCAGACCCCATGGAGATCCTGAGACCAGAAAGTCTGAGAACAgctgaccaagacaactcttgaCCTGGAGTCAGAGAGAACATGAGGAAAGCTCTTGGggctggaagagggggaggaaggataaAGGCCCAGGTCCCCCCCTGGTCAGGATGTCAGGTGGCTAGAAGCCCAGCCCTGGAGATGTCCCCCCTCCTACAAGTTTCACTTCCTGGTCTCCCAAACTGAGTCAGATTCTTCTGCCTAGACACTTATGACGCCATGGTATTTCCCACTGCCATTGGGTGTCCGGTTTCTGCAGAAGCCAGTACGAGGTTCCGGGTTCCAAAAAACGCGCAGAGCTCAAATGCTCCCCAGATCTCTATCTCTGGGTGATGGCACCTCGCGCACTGCTCCTGCTGCTGGTGGCCGCCCTGGCCCCGACCCGGACCCGCGCGGGTGAGTGCGGGGTCGGGAAGGAAACGACTCTGCGGGGAGGGCGGGGGCGGCCCCAGGGAAGCTGCGACCCCGCGTCTCACAGCCAGACCCTCCCGCTTCCTGTCCGGACCCCCGCTCCCAGCTCCCCTCTGGGCCCGCACAAAAGCTCCGGATCCTGGCAGGAAGGCGGAGCCGCCATCAGCGTCTTGCTTCCTCCAGGCTCGCACTCGCTGCGTTATTTCGGCACTGCCATGACCCAGCCGGGACACAGGGAAGCGCGGTTCATCGCCTTCGGGTTCGTGGACGACACGCGCTTTGTGTGGTTTGACAGCGATGCGGTGGCCCCTAGAGAGGAGCCGCGGGCGCCGTGGATGGAGGAGAAGCGGCCAGAGTACTGGGAGCGGCAGACTCGGATCGCCAAGGCGAACGCGCAGATTTTCCGTAAGAATCTGAGGACTCTGCTGCGGTACTACAACCAGAGCGAAGCGGGTGAGTGACCCCTGTACGGGCCACTTGGCCCCAGGCTTGGATAGCCCCCAAATAGTGGACCCGGCTCATAAACCCAAGGCTACTGTCGGGTGCATCTCCTCGATCCCACAGAGCTAGAGAAATTCACCCGTCTCTGCGGAAGACTCTCAACCGCTTGTGGACCTCCACGGGGCGGGTCTAAGAGTAGCGGGCGGGGCCAGGCCTCCGGGGCTTACTACTTTTGCCTTCCAGGGTACCACACCATCCAGTCCATGCGTGGCTGCTATATGGGCAGTGATGGGCGCTTCCTCAGTGGGTACTACAGGACAGCGTATGATGGAGCCGACCACATCTCTCTGAACGAGGACCTCCATTCCTGGACTGCGGCAAACAAGGTAGCTCTGATTACCCAGCGCGAATATGAGGCAACGAATGAGGCAGAGCACCACAGGTCCTACCTGAAAGTTACATGCATGGAGTGGCTCCGCAGCCAtctggaggaggggaaagagttGCTGCAACGTGCAGGTACTGAGTGGCAGCAAATACCTGGGTCCCTGTGTAGACCTCCCTGCTTCGGGTCTAGTCTGGGCGAATCTTCTTGGGTTCTCTCTGGACAATTCAAGAAGCCCTGTCTTGCTCTCCCGGACGGGAGAAGTCAGTTGCTGTAGTAACTGACCAATGAGCAGTTTGCGCCAACCCTCCAGCAGCCTTGGACATTATTTGGAGATTCACTTTGTTTTCTGCCCCATTCCCGTGTCTTTGGAAATTTGGTCACGTTTTTCTGAGTCACCCAGCCTCCCCCCAGGTCAGACCCCAATGTCTCTTTCAGAGACTTGGGGCCTCTTACCCTGGGCTGGCTCGAACTGATTCTACGATTTTCCAAGGTAGAGGGTATCCTAGAAGCTTGAGTTTTATGCCTTCTTTCCCACCGCAAGTGTCCTGTCCATTCTCAGGATGGTCACATGAGCCCACTATTTCAGTGAAGGTAATAGTCTCTGAACCTCTGAATTCTCAGATCCCCCAAAGACACATGTGACCCATCATCGTAGCCCTGAAGGTGACATCACCCTGAGGTGCTGGGCCCTGGGCTTCTACCCTGCTGACATCACCCTGACTTGGCAGAGAGATGGGAAGGAGCAGACCCAAGACATGGAACTTGTGGAGACCAGGCCTTCTGGGGACGGAACCTTCCAGAAGTGGGCAGCTGTGGTGGTACCTTCTGGGGAGGAACAAAGATACACATGCCATGTGCACCATGAAGGGCTGCCTGAGCCCCTGACCCTGAGATGGGGTAAGGAGGGGTAGGCTGTCAAGGAAAACAGGAACCCTCTGGAGACCCTGAGTAGAGCCAAAGCCCCCACTTTCCTTTCACTTCCAGCTCCACCTCTTCAGCACATAAACCCCATTGTGGTCGTCTCTGCTGGCCTGGTTCTCCTTGGAGCTGTGGTCATTGCTGTGATGTGGAGAAAGTTACCAAGGAGGAACGGTGAGAAGATTGGGGTCTGTTTTTTATTGTGAATGTACATGCTAtcagtgtgttcatgtgtgccatGGTCTGCGTGTCAACCGACAACTCTGTAGAgtggagatcaaatccaggtcaACAGGCTTGCACAGGaagcacctttacccgctgagccatctgtgGTCTTGAGGGAATCAAAAGCCCAACACCACTTCCCCAGTCCTGTGTGCTAACAGTGTTTTGTAAATCatgtaaaaataagaaagtatCTATTACTAAGGTGACTATGGCCCTAAAGACCTGGCTCCTAGCACCTACAggtcagagatccctctggagaCACTGACCTACAAGGGCAGTTGGTCCTCTTGCACAAATCCCTTCCTCTTAATTTATCCAGCCCTGTGGTCCTGTGGTCTGCATGAGGTTCAAGATACCTCTCCATGTCCCCAGATTTGCTGGTTCCTTTAGGCTGTCATGGCTTTACTGCCTCCATGACCTCTCACAAAACAGGTTTTGTTTTCTACAAGCAGAAATGGCAGC containing:
- the LOC131926465 gene encoding patr class I histocompatibility antigen, A-2 alpha chain-like, which gives rise to MRTPRPGALLLLLVALTLTQNCVGSHWLQLLDTLVYGPDIWEARFIHVCYVDTTQFKGFDSNEATARMRPRAPWMEREPPEYWERETEEALHKSQNDRKFLRFLMNYYKHSKDEYHTLQKVLGCNVDNNGSFLGGHYRFTYYGHDYITLNEDLSSWSAEGKAAQLIRQSWEEDGAAASWRTYLQGECVEMLRRYLDLGKETLLRSDPPQTYVAHQVRPGGNVTLRCWALGFYPAEITLTWQRDGNNHTHDMELGETRPAGDGTFQKWSAVVVLSGEEQRYTCHVNHEGLPEPLTLRWEPSQTIIFLMAILTGLVFGALVMGAVVIFLIWKK
- the LOC131926469 gene encoding class I histocompatibility antigen, Gogo-OKO alpha chain-like; this translates as MAPRALLLLLVAALAPTRTRAGSHSLRYFGTAMTQPGHREARFIAFGFVDDTRFVWFDSDAVAPREEPRAPWMEEKRPEYWERQTRIAKANAQIFRKNLRTLLRYYNQSEAGYHTIQSMRGCYMGSDGRFLSGYYRTAYDGADHISLNEDLHSWTAANKVALITQREYEATNEAEHHRSYLKVTCMEWLRSHLEEGKELLQRADPPKTHVTHHRSPEGDITLRCWALGFYPADITLTWQRDGKEQTQDMELVETRPSGDGTFQKWAAVVVPSGEEQRYTCHVHHEGLPEPLTLRWAPPLQHINPIVVVSAGLVLLGAVVIAVMWRKLPRRNA